CAGGGAGGGCTGGTGCTGTCCACCGAGCCGCTCACGCCACGGCTTACCAAGATCAGCCCGGTGCGTGGACTGCAGCGCCTCTTTTCAGCGCGCTCAGCGGTGGAGCTGGCCAAAGGGGTGTTCAAGCTGGTCGTGGTGGCGGTGATTGGTTTTGCGACCATGTATGCGCACTTTCGCGAACTCTTTCCCCTGGTAGAGCAGGGAGCAGGGCAGATCCTGGGTTTTGCGGCGCGGGTGGCATTCGACGTCGTGTTTCGCGCAGCCTTGGCCCTGTTGGTGATGGCGGTGTTCGACTTTGCTTATCAGCGGTACGAGTGGGAGAAGAATCTGCGCATGACCAAGGAGGAGGTCAAGGAGGAGTATCGACAAACCGAGGGCGATCCCCTGGTTCGGGCGCGCATCCGCAGCCTGATGCGCGAGCGCAGCCGCAAGCGCATGATCGCCAGCGTGCCCAAGGCTGATGTGGTGATCACGAACCCCGTGCACGTGGCCGTGGCCTTGATGTACCGCGTCCACGAGATGGCCGCACCGAAAGTGGTGGCCAAAGGCGCCAGGCGCGTGGCCGAGAAGATCAAAGAGGTGGCACGGCAACATGACATTCCCATCGTCGAAAACCCCTGGCTGGCGCAGATGCTCTTCAAGAAAACCCAGGTCGGGCAAGAGATCCCGCTTGAGCTTTACCAGGCTGTAGCTGAGATTCTCGCCTATGTCTATCGGCTGAAGAGCGGGCTCTACAGCAGAGCCTATGCCAGGCCAACCCGATAGGAGGTTCCTATAGATGGCTTCACCGCTCCGCTCCTTAGGAAGCAACGGCGATATCATCCTCGCTGTGGGCGTGGTGGTCATCCTGATCGTCATGATCTTTCCCATGCCCACGCCGCTCATGGATTTCCTCTTGGCCATGAACATCGCCCTGGCGCTGACGATTCTGCTAGTGTCGATGTACATCACGCAGCCGTTGCAGTTTTCCGTTTTCCCTGGGTTGCTGCTGGTGGTGACGTTGTTCCGCTTGTCCTTGAACGTGGCCACGACCCGCCTGATTCTCGGCAATGCCTTCGCCGGGCAGGTGGTGTCGGCCTTTGGCAACTTTGTGGTGAAAGGCAACTACGTTGTCGGTCTCATCATCTTCTTGATTCTGGTCATCATCAACTTCGTGGTCATCACCAAGGGTGCCGGGCGGATTGCTGAGGTGGCCGCGCGCTTCACTTTGGATGCGATGCCCGGCAGGCAGATGGCCGTGGACGCCGACCTTAACGCCGGCCTCATCGACGAGGCTGAGGCGCGACGCCGGCGCGATGAGATCAGCCGGCAGGCCGACTTTTACGGAGCGATGGACGGCGCCAGCAAGTTCGTGCGCGGCGATGCAGTTGCCGGTTTGGTGATTACTTTTCTCAACATTGTCGGCGGCATCATCATCGGCTTGGCGCAGATGAAGATGAGCATCGGTGAGGCGCTGCGCACCTACACGGTGCTCACCGTGGGCGACGGGCTTGTGTCGCAGATCCCGGCGCTCATCATCTCCACCGCCGCGGGCATCGTGGTCACCCGCACGGCTTCGGAGTCGAATCTTGGCCGTGAGGTCGTCACGCAAATCTTTTCCAACCCCCGCGCCATTTTCGTCACCTCGGGGGTGCTGTTGTTCCTGGCGATTGCGCCTGGGTTGCCGACCGTGCCGTTTCTGCTGATGGCCGGCGCCACAGGGTTCATAGGCTACCGGGTCAGGGCCACGCAGCGCCAGGCGGCGGCGGTGAGCGCCGAGCCCAAGAAGCCCGTGGAACCTGAGAAGGAGGTCGAGGAATACCTGCGCGTCGACCCCTTGGAACTGGAGATCGGCTATGGGCTGATCCCTCTGGTTGACCCTGAGCAGGGCGGCGATATTTTGAATCGTATCGCCCAGATGCGCAAGCAGTTCGCCATGGAGGTGGGCCTGGTCCTGCCGCCCATCAGAATCAGGGACAACATTCAGCTGAAGCCGAACCAGTACGTGATCAAGGTGCGGGGCGAAGAGGTGGCGCGCCACGAACTGATGCTCAGTCGCCTTCTGGCTCTCAACCCAGGCACTGCCAGCGAGGAGGTGGAAGGAATCAAGACGGTAGAGCCGGCTTTCGGACTCAAGGCGAAATGGATTGAGCCTTCCAAGCGCGAACAAGCGGAAGTGGCTGGGTACACGGTGGTGGAGCCGGCGGCGGTGCTCATCACGCACATGATGGAGGTGCTGCGCGCCCAGGCGCACCGCATCCTGGGCCGCCAGGAGGTGAAGAACCTGCTCGACACCTTGAAGAAGGACCACCCCGCGGTGGTCGAGGATCTGATCCCCAACCAGCTCAGTCTGGGCACGGTTGAACGTGTCCTGCAGAATCTGCTGAAAGAGGGTGTGCCGATCCGCGACCTGGTGACGATACTGGAGACGCTGGCCGACTATGCGCCGATGATAAAGGACGTCGACACCCTGACCGAGCTGGTGCGGCAGAGCTTGGGGCACGTCATTGCCCGACGGTGTCAGGATGAGGATGGGGTGGTGCGGGCCATCACCCTCGACCCCGAGATTGACGACTTGCTCAGGAAAATGAGCGAGGACATGAAACGCGGGGCAGCAGTCGACTTGGGGACTGGGGTGGCTCTGCCGCCCGATACCTTGCGGCAACTCTATCGCGCCGTGACCAGCGAAATCGAGCAAGTCGTCAAGCAAGGGCGGCAACCGGTCGTCGTCACTTCCCCGCAGTCGCGCATCTATTTCCGCCGGCTCATCGAGCCAGTGTTGCCCAACGTGGCGGTGATCTCGTTTGCCGAGCTCCCCGCCTCGGTGAACGTCGAGTCGATCGGAACAGTGAGGCTCAGGCATGATCGTGAAGCGGTACCGAGCCCGGTCGGTGCATAAAGCCCTCGCCCAGGTGAAGGCGGAGCTGGGCGAAAACGCGGTTATCCTGAAGACCTACAAGGTGCCGAAGCAGGGCATCCTTTCTTGCCTGCACCCGGAGGAGGTCGAGGTCGTCGCGGCGCTGGAGGATAGTGCGGGGGCAGGCCAGGTACGTCAGGAGCAGAAGGGTGCGTCTTCCTCCAGCGCGACCGGCAGACGCCAGAGCTTTGACCGAATCATGTCCCTGTCGGCGGAGCCGTGTCTGAGGATGGACTCCGGCAACGGTACCCCAGGGCGTGAGGGAGCACAGGGTCACGAGGGCGGTGTAGCAACACAGGAAGCGAGCTCCGCCCAGCGCCGACTTCTCCCCGACTCTGTTTTGGCCAGGGAGCGCACGGCGTTGATCAGGAGCGGTGTCCACCCAAGGTTGGCGGCGCAATTGGTGCGTACGGCAGCTTATGCCCTCGGGGGCGACGAGCCGACAAGCTGCGAGCGCCTGCGCGAGCGAATTGTGCTGCAGATTGCGGGGCTTATTCGCACAGCCGGCCCGCTCAACTGCCGGAGCGGCACGCCCAAAGTGGTGGCTTTTGTCGGCCCCACCGGAGTGGGCAAGACTACCACTTTGGCCAAGTTAGCGGTAAGCGGCAAGTATCACTACAAGAAGAAGATTGCGCTGATCTCTGCCGACACCTATCGCATGGCCGCGTTGGAACATTTGAACACTTTTGCCGGGATCGCGCAATTGCCCATGAGCGCCGTGTACACGCCGGAG
This DNA window, taken from Calditrichota bacterium, encodes the following:
- the flhF gene encoding flagellar biosynthesis protein FlhF produces the protein MIVKRYRARSVHKALAQVKAELGENAVILKTYKVPKQGILSCLHPEEVEVVAALEDSAGAGQVRQEQKGASSSSATGRRQSFDRIMSLSAEPCLRMDSGNGTPGREGAQGHEGGVATQEASSAQRRLLPDSVLARERTALIRSGVHPRLAAQLVRTAAYALGGDEPTSCERLRERIVLQIAGLIRTAGPLNCRSGTPKVVAFVGPTGVGKTTTLAKLAVSGKYHYKKKIALISADTYRMAALEHLNTFAGIAQLPMSAVYTPEELRAAIESHRGCDLILIDTAGRGQSDEEHIAELKQILEAAQAVEVHLVLPANMKEADLVANARRFGVLPVHNLIVTKVDETRTLGSLLNVLGKIGKPISYITTGQSIPEDIELANPQRLARMMVRW
- the flhA gene encoding flagellar biosynthesis protein FlhA, yielding MASPLRSLGSNGDIILAVGVVVILIVMIFPMPTPLMDFLLAMNIALALTILLVSMYITQPLQFSVFPGLLLVVTLFRLSLNVATTRLILGNAFAGQVVSAFGNFVVKGNYVVGLIIFLILVIINFVVITKGAGRIAEVAARFTLDAMPGRQMAVDADLNAGLIDEAEARRRRDEISRQADFYGAMDGASKFVRGDAVAGLVITFLNIVGGIIIGLAQMKMSIGEALRTYTVLTVGDGLVSQIPALIISTAAGIVVTRTASESNLGREVVTQIFSNPRAIFVTSGVLLFLAIAPGLPTVPFLLMAGATGFIGYRVRATQRQAAAVSAEPKKPVEPEKEVEEYLRVDPLELEIGYGLIPLVDPEQGGDILNRIAQMRKQFAMEVGLVLPPIRIRDNIQLKPNQYVIKVRGEEVARHELMLSRLLALNPGTASEEVEGIKTVEPAFGLKAKWIEPSKREQAEVAGYTVVEPAAVLITHMMEVLRAQAHRILGRQEVKNLLDTLKKDHPAVVEDLIPNQLSLGTVERVLQNLLKEGVPIRDLVTILETLADYAPMIKDVDTLTELVRQSLGHVIARRCQDEDGVVRAITLDPEIDDLLRKMSEDMKRGAAVDLGTGVALPPDTLRQLYRAVTSEIEQVVKQGRQPVVVTSPQSRIYFRRLIEPVLPNVAVISFAELPASVNVESIGTVRLRHDREAVPSPVGA
- the flhB gene encoding flagellar biosynthesis protein FlhB, which gives rise to MPEWSFQDRTEPATPKRRREAREKGNVPRSVEVNSALILLVGVGALWATGGLFLGQLSKITKAVLGGMADIELTPESLPTLALAGAEAAFAMMAPIVLVLIAVGLLANAAQGGLVLSTEPLTPRLTKISPVRGLQRLFSARSAVELAKGVFKLVVVAVIGFATMYAHFRELFPLVEQGAGQILGFAARVAFDVVFRAALALLVMAVFDFAYQRYEWEKNLRMTKEEVKEEYRQTEGDPLVRARIRSLMRERSRKRMIASVPKADVVITNPVHVAVALMYRVHEMAAPKVVAKGARRVAEKIKEVARQHDIPIVENPWLAQMLFKKTQVGQEIPLELYQAVAEILAYVYRLKSGLYSRAYARPTR